AAACAGTAGTATGGAATGGACCAATGGGTGTATTTGAATTTTCAAACTTCGCAAATGGAACAATTGCTGTTGCAGAAGCATTAGCAGAAATTGAAGCGACTACTATTATTGGTGGTGGTGATTCAGCAGCTGCTGTTAATATCCTTGGTTTTGGAGACAAAATGACTCACATCTCAACAGGTGGTGGGGCTTCCCTAGAATTCTTAGAAGGTAAGGAATTACCTGGTGTTGCTGCAGCAAATGATAAATAGTAATTAATTTCTGAAAAAGTTGTATAATTTATGTAATTAAATGAATACAATAGATTTAGTTGACATTAAGTCACTAGTCATTTATAGTGAATTAGGAAATTTTATGAAATTTCTTAGTTCACTTTTGAGATATGTTTTGCATATTTCAAATAGAATGTTTTAATATGAAAATGTAATTTGCAAACTTCCTTGCAAGGATTTGGAAATGATATTTTCAGCGAAGGTGTGTCTCTTGCACAGTAAGAGGCATAGGCTGAGTTAATATTTTATTCAAGGAATATATATAAGTAAAATATCAAATCCTTAAAAGGAACCATAACTTTTGCTTTTATATATTCCTTGACCCCTGGATATTGTATCTGGGTATTATATTAGAAGATTCTATAAGTGGCAATACAATTTCTAGGAGAGTAATGTATGAGAAAAATATTGATTGCTGGTAATTGGAAAATGAACAAAACACCTAAAGAGACAGTAGAATTTATTAACGCTATTAAAGGCAGAATTAATAGAGAGGATCTTGAAGTGGTAATGTTTCCGCCCTTTTTATCTTTAACATCAGCTTTAGAAGCAATAGAAGATACCAATTTATTCATAGGTGCTCAAAATATGTACTATGAAGACAATGGGGCCTATACAGGGGAAATTTCACCAAAGATGCTAACAGAGATTGGTATTAAATATGTCATTATTGGACATTCAGAAAGAAGATCTATATTTAAAGAAACCAATGAAATGGTTAATTTAAAGTTATTAAAAGCATTAGAGCATAATATAACGCCCATTGTTTGCGTAGGAGAATCTCTTAAACAAAGAGAAGAACTTGTAACAATAGACTTTATTAGGATGCAAATCAAAATTGCTTTTAAAAATGTACCACGAGAAGACGTTAAAAAAGTTGTTGTTGCCTATGAGCCGCTTTGGGCTATTGGAACAGGAAGAAATGCGTCTAAAACTACAGCAGAAGAAGTTTGTAAGGCAATCCGTGGATTAATAGCAGATCTTTATGATGAGGATACTAGTGAAAGTGTTCGCATTTTATATGGTGGAAGTGTTAAATCTTCTAATGTGAAAGAATACTTTTCTCAACCTAATATAGATGGTGGTATTATCGGAGGAGCAAGTCTTAATGAAGACTTTATAAATATTGTCAATTTTGATATATAAATATAGATAGGTTATAAAAAGGAGTTGCTTAGATTGAGTAAAAAACCAACAGTGCTAATGATTCTAGACGGTTTTGGATTAAATGAGCAAACTGAAGGTAATGCAATTTCTAATGCTAACATACCAAATATGGATAGAATTATGTCAAACTATCCATATGTCCAAGGATATGCTAGTGGTTTAGATGTTGGCTTACCAACAGGGCAAATGGGTAATTCAGAAGTAGGTCATTTAAATATTGGTGCAGGAAGAATTGTATACCAAGAACTTACAAGAATTACTAAAGAGATTGAAGATGGGGTATTCTTCGATAATGAAACATTATTAAAAGCAGTAGAAAACTGTAAAGCAAATAACAGTGCTCTACATCTTTTTGGTTTGTTATCAGATGGAGGCGTTCATAGTCATAACACTCATTTATATGCATTACTAAAACTAGCCAAAAAACATGAATTAGAAAAAGTATATATCCATGCTTTCCTTGATGGACGTGACACTTCACCAACATCAGGAAAAGGATTTGTAGAAGAATTAGAAGAAAAAACAAGAGAAATTGGTGTAGGAAAAATAGCTACAATAATGGGTAGATACTATGCCATGGATCGTGACAATCGTTGGGAAAGAGTAAAACTTGCATACGATGTTATGGTA
The nucleotide sequence above comes from Natranaerovirga pectinivora. Encoded proteins:
- the tpiA gene encoding triose-phosphate isomerase, whose amino-acid sequence is MRKILIAGNWKMNKTPKETVEFINAIKGRINREDLEVVMFPPFLSLTSALEAIEDTNLFIGAQNMYYEDNGAYTGEISPKMLTEIGIKYVIIGHSERRSIFKETNEMVNLKLLKALEHNITPIVCVGESLKQREELVTIDFIRMQIKIAFKNVPREDVKKVVVAYEPLWAIGTGRNASKTTAEEVCKAIRGLIADLYDEDTSESVRILYGGSVKSSNVKEYFSQPNIDGGIIGGASLNEDFINIVNFDI